A window of the Vigna angularis cultivar LongXiaoDou No.4 chromosome 3, ASM1680809v1, whole genome shotgun sequence genome harbors these coding sequences:
- the LOC108324436 gene encoding putative disease resistance protein RGA3 isoform X1: MIQLQTPLSIPFLFLPLLKLMAESLLFIYAESLLGKLASTAFQEASLAFGVHRDLQQMKETMELIRGVLLDAEKKNPQSSALSEWLIQIKHVFSDAEDIVDDFECEALRKHVVNTYGSCSRKVRRFFSSSNPVVYRLRMAHHIQDINTRLAKLAYQRNMFGLQVIHQDTRIVHVREMTHSHVNPSNVIGREHDKQEILKLLLKDDHGQSLSVIPIVGMGGLGKTTLAKLVFNDTTIHACFPLRMWVCVSNDFELRNVLIKILNSAPNPIGKNFNNFETEQLQIHLRNTLHGHKFLLVLDDVWNEDPARWDELKEIIDMGVEGSKILVTTRSHIVAAIMHTKSSNSYLLQCLSKEDSLSLFVKYAFEDGDEMKHPQLLKIGEGIVKKCGGLPLAVKTVGSSLFSRVDEREWESVRDNEIWNLKQNEKDIFPALKLSYDQLPSYLKPCFASFSLYSEDTYLFSSQVCLLWGALGFLLPPKASESTNDVANQLLHELWSRSFLSEYEDLGGDCRFKLHDLVVDLAKYVAKGEFEIIQNHNPNLYKNVHHLTYTGNNLLDQALLPSGLRTICFPCGANNEDFMNTLVSRCKFLRVLILQYSEYASLPRCIGILKHLRFLSLAGNENLTELPDSICKLQNLQNLNLSWCIKLQKLPKGLVNLISLHNLFITTIEPACPEKEIASLTSLEELGFYQCDNFESLFKGILLATVKKLFLFQCKSLETVSFHGIKNLEVLAISNCNKLDLSMGFSNEILDSRLKFVVLRGLPILVTLPRWLQGSANSLQSLIIEQCMNLEELPDWLPTLNCLQRLEVTYCPKLLSFPDNMHHLTNLKVIDVTGSSELWKRYRPEVGEDWHNISHVNLVWQDYQSENEKESTVKS; this comes from the coding sequence ATGATTCAACTTCAAACACCCCTCTCGATTCCATTCCTCTTTCTTCCACTTTTAAAACTCATGGCTGAATCGCTTCTTTTCATCTATGCAGAATCGCTCCTAGGGAAGCTTGCTTCTACTGCCTTTCAAGAAGCTTCTCTAGCGTTTGGTGTGCACCGCGATCTTCAACAGATGAAAGAAACTATGGAACTCATAAGAGGTGTGCTCTTGGATGCCGAGAAAAAGAATCCGCAGAGCAGTGCCCTGAGCGAATGGCTGATTCAGATCAAGCACGTGTTTTCTGATGCTGAAGACATAGTCGATGATTTTGAGTGCGAAGCCTTGCGGAAACACGTTGTCAACACCTATGGAAGCTGCTCAAGAAAGGTACGCCGTTTCTTCTCATCAAGTAATCCTGTTGTTTATCGTCTTAGAATGGCGCATCACATTCAAGACATCAACACCAGGTTGGCCAAACTTGCATATCAAAGAAACATGTTTGGCCTTCAAGTCATTCACCAAGACACACGTATCGTGCACGTGAGGGAAATGACTCATTCTCATGTAAATCCTTCCAATGTTATAGGGAGGGAACATGATAAAcaagaaatattaaaacttcTGTTGAAAGATGATCATGGCCAAAGTCTCTCTGTTATTCCCATTGTGGGAATGGGAGGCTTGGGAAAGACCACACTTGCTAAGTTGGTCTTCAATGACACCACTATTCATGCATGTTTTCCGTTGAGGATGTGGGTGTGTGTCTCCAATGATTTTGAACTTAGGAATGTCCTCATTAAAATCCTCAATTCTGCTCCAAACCCAATTGGGAAAAACTTCAATAACTTTGAGACAGAGCAACTTCAAATTCATTTGAGAAATACACTTCATGGACATAAGTTTTTGCTCGTGTTGGATGACGTGTGGAACGAGGATCCTGCAAGATGGGATGAGTTGAAGGAAATAATAGATATGGGTGTTGAAGGGAGTAAAATCCTAGTGACTACTCGTAGCCATATAGTAGCTGCCATTATGCACACTAAATCCTCAAATTCATACCTTCTTCAATGTCTCTCTAAAGAGGATTCTCTTTCTCTATTTGTGAAATATGCTTTTGAAGATGGAGATGAGATGAAACATCCACAACTATTGAAAATTGGGGaaggaatagtaaaaaaatgtgGAGGGTTACCATTGGCGGTGAAAACGGTGGGGAGTTCACTGTTCTCAAGGGTTGACGAGAGAGAGTGGGAGAGTGTAAGAGACAATGAGATTtggaatttaaaacaaaatgaaaaagacaTTTTTCCTGCTCTTAAACTAAGTTACGATCAACTGCCTTCATATTTAAAACCCTGTTTTGCTTCTTTCTCCCTTTATTCAGAAGACACTTATCTTTTTAGTTCTCAAGTTTGTCTGTTATGGGGAGCACTTGGTTTTCTTCTACCACCAAAGGCAAGTGAATCAACGAATGATGTTGCCAATCAATTGTTGCATGAGCTATGGTCAAGATCTTTTCTTTCAGAATATGAAGACTTGGGAGGTGATTGCCGGTTTAAATTACATGATTTGGTGGTTGATCTTGCCAAATATGTTGCAAAGGGTGAGTTTGAAATAATACAAAACCACAATCCAAACTTATACAAGAATGTCCATCATTTGACATATACGGGAAATAATTTGCTTGATCAAGCTCTTCTTCCCTCAGGTCTAAGAACTATCTGTTTTCCTTGTGGAGCTAATAATGAAGATTTCATGAATACATTGGTGTCAAGGTGCAAATTCTTGAGGGTTTTAATCTTACAATATTCTGAGTACGCAAGTCTGCCTCGTTGCATTGGAATATTGAAACATTTAAGATTTCTCAGTCTTGCGGGAAATGAAAACCTTACGGAACTCCCTGATTCAATTTGCAAACTTCAAAATTTGCAAAATTTGAACCTTAGTTGGTGCATAAAGCTACAAAAGTTACCCAAAGGACTAGTAAATCTAATAAGTCTTCATAACCTGTTTATAACTACCATAGAACCTGCTTGTCCAGAAAAGGAGATTGCAAGTTTGACTTCTTTAGAAGAATTAGGCTTTTATCAATGTGATAATTTTGAGTCATTGTTCAAGGGAATACTACTAGCCActgttaaaaaattgtttttatttcagTGTAAAAGTCTAGAGACAGTTTCGTTCCATGGCATAAAAAATTTAGAGGTTTTAGCAATTTCCAACTGCAACAAGTTGGACTTGTCAATGGGCTTTAGCAACGAAATCCTTGATTCAAGGTTGAAGTTTGTCGTTCTTAGAGGCTTGCCAATTCTAGTCACATTGCCTCGGTGGCTTCAAGGTTCCGCCAACTCTTTACAATCTTTAATTATTGAACAATGCATGAATCTTGAGGAGCTTCCCGATTGGCTACCAACTCTAAATTGTCTCCAACGACTTGAAGTTACCTATTGTCCAAAACTATTATCATTCCCTGATAACATGCATCACCTTACAAATCTAAAAGTGATAGATGTCACTGGTTCTTCTGAATTATGGAAAAGATACAGGCCAGAAGTTGGAGAGGATTGGCACAACATATCTCATGTCAATCTTGTTTGGCAAGATTATCaatcagaaaatgaaaaagaatcaaCAGTCAAAAGTTAA
- the LOC108324436 gene encoding putative disease resistance protein RGA3 isoform X2 yields the protein MILSAKPCGNTLSTPMEAAQERLAKLAYQRNMFGLQVIHQDTRIVHVREMTHSHVNPSNVIGREHDKQEILKLLLKDDHGQSLSVIPIVGMGGLGKTTLAKLVFNDTTIHACFPLRMWVCVSNDFELRNVLIKILNSAPNPIGKNFNNFETEQLQIHLRNTLHGHKFLLVLDDVWNEDPARWDELKEIIDMGVEGSKILVTTRSHIVAAIMHTKSSNSYLLQCLSKEDSLSLFVKYAFEDGDEMKHPQLLKIGEGIVKKCGGLPLAVKTVGSSLFSRVDEREWESVRDNEIWNLKQNEKDIFPALKLSYDQLPSYLKPCFASFSLYSEDTYLFSSQVCLLWGALGFLLPPKASESTNDVANQLLHELWSRSFLSEYEDLGGDCRFKLHDLVVDLAKYVAKGEFEIIQNHNPNLYKNVHHLTYTGNNLLDQALLPSGLRTICFPCGANNEDFMNTLVSRCKFLRVLILQYSEYASLPRCIGILKHLRFLSLAGNENLTELPDSICKLQNLQNLNLSWCIKLQKLPKGLVNLISLHNLFITTIEPACPEKEIASLTSLEELGFYQCDNFESLFKGILLATVKKLFLFQCKSLETVSFHGIKNLEVLAISNCNKLDLSMGFSNEILDSRLKFVVLRGLPILVTLPRWLQGSANSLQSLIIEQCMNLEELPDWLPTLNCLQRLEVTYCPKLLSFPDNMHHLTNLKVIDVTGSSELWKRYRPEVGEDWHNISHVNLVWQDYQSENEKESTVKS from the exons ATGATTTTGAGTGCGAAGCCTTGCGGAAACACGTTGTCAACACCTATGGAAGCTGCTCAAGAAAG GTTGGCCAAACTTGCATATCAAAGAAACATGTTTGGCCTTCAAGTCATTCACCAAGACACACGTATCGTGCACGTGAGGGAAATGACTCATTCTCATGTAAATCCTTCCAATGTTATAGGGAGGGAACATGATAAAcaagaaatattaaaacttcTGTTGAAAGATGATCATGGCCAAAGTCTCTCTGTTATTCCCATTGTGGGAATGGGAGGCTTGGGAAAGACCACACTTGCTAAGTTGGTCTTCAATGACACCACTATTCATGCATGTTTTCCGTTGAGGATGTGGGTGTGTGTCTCCAATGATTTTGAACTTAGGAATGTCCTCATTAAAATCCTCAATTCTGCTCCAAACCCAATTGGGAAAAACTTCAATAACTTTGAGACAGAGCAACTTCAAATTCATTTGAGAAATACACTTCATGGACATAAGTTTTTGCTCGTGTTGGATGACGTGTGGAACGAGGATCCTGCAAGATGGGATGAGTTGAAGGAAATAATAGATATGGGTGTTGAAGGGAGTAAAATCCTAGTGACTACTCGTAGCCATATAGTAGCTGCCATTATGCACACTAAATCCTCAAATTCATACCTTCTTCAATGTCTCTCTAAAGAGGATTCTCTTTCTCTATTTGTGAAATATGCTTTTGAAGATGGAGATGAGATGAAACATCCACAACTATTGAAAATTGGGGaaggaatagtaaaaaaatgtgGAGGGTTACCATTGGCGGTGAAAACGGTGGGGAGTTCACTGTTCTCAAGGGTTGACGAGAGAGAGTGGGAGAGTGTAAGAGACAATGAGATTtggaatttaaaacaaaatgaaaaagacaTTTTTCCTGCTCTTAAACTAAGTTACGATCAACTGCCTTCATATTTAAAACCCTGTTTTGCTTCTTTCTCCCTTTATTCAGAAGACACTTATCTTTTTAGTTCTCAAGTTTGTCTGTTATGGGGAGCACTTGGTTTTCTTCTACCACCAAAGGCAAGTGAATCAACGAATGATGTTGCCAATCAATTGTTGCATGAGCTATGGTCAAGATCTTTTCTTTCAGAATATGAAGACTTGGGAGGTGATTGCCGGTTTAAATTACATGATTTGGTGGTTGATCTTGCCAAATATGTTGCAAAGGGTGAGTTTGAAATAATACAAAACCACAATCCAAACTTATACAAGAATGTCCATCATTTGACATATACGGGAAATAATTTGCTTGATCAAGCTCTTCTTCCCTCAGGTCTAAGAACTATCTGTTTTCCTTGTGGAGCTAATAATGAAGATTTCATGAATACATTGGTGTCAAGGTGCAAATTCTTGAGGGTTTTAATCTTACAATATTCTGAGTACGCAAGTCTGCCTCGTTGCATTGGAATATTGAAACATTTAAGATTTCTCAGTCTTGCGGGAAATGAAAACCTTACGGAACTCCCTGATTCAATTTGCAAACTTCAAAATTTGCAAAATTTGAACCTTAGTTGGTGCATAAAGCTACAAAAGTTACCCAAAGGACTAGTAAATCTAATAAGTCTTCATAACCTGTTTATAACTACCATAGAACCTGCTTGTCCAGAAAAGGAGATTGCAAGTTTGACTTCTTTAGAAGAATTAGGCTTTTATCAATGTGATAATTTTGAGTCATTGTTCAAGGGAATACTACTAGCCActgttaaaaaattgtttttatttcagTGTAAAAGTCTAGAGACAGTTTCGTTCCATGGCATAAAAAATTTAGAGGTTTTAGCAATTTCCAACTGCAACAAGTTGGACTTGTCAATGGGCTTTAGCAACGAAATCCTTGATTCAAGGTTGAAGTTTGTCGTTCTTAGAGGCTTGCCAATTCTAGTCACATTGCCTCGGTGGCTTCAAGGTTCCGCCAACTCTTTACAATCTTTAATTATTGAACAATGCATGAATCTTGAGGAGCTTCCCGATTGGCTACCAACTCTAAATTGTCTCCAACGACTTGAAGTTACCTATTGTCCAAAACTATTATCATTCCCTGATAACATGCATCACCTTACAAATCTAAAAGTGATAGATGTCACTGGTTCTTCTGAATTATGGAAAAGATACAGGCCAGAAGTTGGAGAGGATTGGCACAACATATCTCATGTCAATCTTGTTTGGCAAGATTATCaatcagaaaatgaaaaagaatcaaCAGTCAAAAGTTAA